From the Panthera leo isolate Ple1 chromosome C1, P.leo_Ple1_pat1.1, whole genome shotgun sequence genome, one window contains:
- the CALML6 gene encoding calmodulin-like protein 6: MTERLTAEQIKEYKGVFEMFDEEGNGEVKTAELERLMSLLGINPTKSELASMAKDVDRDNKGFFNCDSFLALMGIYWEKAQNQEGELRAAFRVFDKEGKGYIDWNTLKYVLMNAGEPLNEVEAEQMMKEADKDGDGTIDYEEFVAMMTGESFKLVQ; encoded by the exons ATG ACGGAGCGCCTGACGGCCGAGCAGATCAAGGAGTACAAGGGGGTCTTTGAGATGTTCGACGAGGAGGGCAACGGGGAGGTGAAGACGGCGGAGCTGGAGCGGCTCATGAGCCTGCTGGGCATCAACCCCACCAAGAGCGAGCTGGCTTCCATGGCCAAGGACGTGGACAGAGACA ACAAAGGATTCTTCAACTGTGACAGCTTCCTGGCCCTGATGGGGATTTACTGGGAGAAGGCCCAGAACCAGGAGGGCGAGCTGAGGGCAGCCTTCCGTGTCTTCGACAAGGAGGGCAAGGGCTACATCGACTGGAACACGCTTAA GTACGTGCTCATGAATGCAGGTGAGCCCCTCAATGAGGTAGAGGCCGAGCAGATGATGAAGGAGGCTGACAAGGATGGAGACGGAACCATTGACTATGAGG AGTTTGTGGCCATGATGACCGGAGAGTCCTTCAAGCTGGTCCAGTAG
- the TMEM52 gene encoding transmembrane protein 52, translated as MVVGVPAARGLLLLPPLLQLPQVALGFGDGSCDPSDLCRRPRRCPPQARWSSLWHVGLILLAVLLLLLCGVTASCVRFCCLRKRAHTQPHLPATPQPCGLTVSPTDSDSPVHSTVTSYSSVQYPLGTRLPLPFGELDLDSMTPPAYSPYAPELPPSYEEAVKMSKPRQEEPPSS; from the exons ATGGTAGTGGGGGTGCCGGCCGCCCGGGGGctcctgctgctgccgccgctccTGCAGCTGCCGCAG GTGGCGCTGGGCTTCGGAGACGGCAGCTGCGACCCCTCGGACCT GTGCCGCCGTCCCCGCAGGTGCCCGCCCCAGGCCCGCTGGAGCAGCCTGTGGCACGTGGG GCTTATCTTACTCGCTgtccttctgctgctgctgtgcGGGGTCACAGCCAGCTGTGTCCGGTTCTGCTGCCTCCGGAAGCGGGCACACACCCAGCCACACCTGCCAGCAACACCTCAGCCTTGTGGCCTGACGGTCAGCCCTACAGACAGTGACAGCCCGGTGCACAGCACTGTGACTT CTTACAGTTCTGTGCAGTATCCGCTGGGCACGCGGCTGCCTCTGCCCTTTGGGGAGCTGGACCTCGACTCCATGACCCCTCCTGCCTACAGCCCGTATGCCCCTGAGCTGCCACCCTCCTACGAAGAGGCTGTCAAGATGTCCAAACCCAGACAGGAAGAGCCACCCTCCTCTTAG